In the Pseudolabrys taiwanensis genome, one interval contains:
- a CDS encoding RDD family protein, with amino-acid sequence MPIDIKPHAYDPIRNPELFEGVLARRIVAFVIDFVLIAIPVVLAAMFIFAFGLVTLGLGFALYWLLPPATVVWALIYFGATLGSPRSATIGMRVMNLEMRTWYGAPAYFVLGAVHAIVFWVSISALTPFILLVAFFNDRRRLLHDIVLGTVVINNSERAAMLRTGNPGYGAA; translated from the coding sequence ATGCCGATCGATATCAAACCGCACGCTTACGATCCGATCCGCAACCCCGAACTGTTCGAGGGCGTGCTGGCGCGCCGCATCGTCGCCTTCGTCATCGACTTCGTCCTCATCGCCATCCCCGTGGTGCTGGCGGCGATGTTTATCTTCGCCTTCGGCCTCGTCACGCTCGGGCTCGGTTTCGCGCTCTACTGGCTGCTGCCGCCCGCCACGGTGGTGTGGGCGCTGATCTATTTCGGCGCGACCTTGGGCAGCCCGCGCTCGGCGACGATCGGCATGCGCGTGATGAATCTGGAGATGCGCACCTGGTACGGCGCGCCCGCTTATTTCGTGCTCGGCGCGGTGCACGCCATCGTCTTCTGGGTCTCGATTTCGGCGCTGACGCCGTTCATCCTCCTGGTCGCCTTCTTCAACGACCGGCGGCGGCTACTCCACGACATCGTGCTCGGCACGGTGGTCATTAACAACTCCGAGCGGGCCGCCATGCTAAGAACAGGGAACCCGGGTTACGGCGCCGCATGA